The following are from one region of the Sandaracinus amylolyticus genome:
- the moaD gene encoding molybdopterin converting factor subunit 1 yields MRVTVLYFAGARDLAGRGEERVDVPDDVRTVGALAAWIEQRVPALAGRGASLRWARNEAFASMHDAIEEDDVIAIIPPVAGGCA; encoded by the coding sequence ATGCGCGTGACGGTGCTCTACTTCGCGGGCGCGCGGGATCTCGCAGGACGTGGCGAAGAGCGCGTCGACGTGCCCGACGACGTGCGCACCGTGGGCGCGCTCGCCGCGTGGATCGAGCAGCGCGTGCCCGCGCTCGCCGGGCGCGGCGCGTCGCTGCGATGGGCGCGCAACGAGGCGTTCGCCTCGATGCACGACGCGATCGAGGAGGACGACGTGATCGCGATCATCCCGCCGGTCGCAGGAGGCTGCGCGTGA
- a CDS encoding molybdenum cofactor biosynthesis protein MoaE: protein MSRVSIERVALSTERVAAEVRRPGAGAIVVFEGTVRDVNDGRAVTLLEYEAYEAMALAEMQRIVEELEREIPDARLAAAHRIGSLHVGDVAVVCAASAPHRGEAFHACRALIDRIKERVPIWKREHGPDGAYWVGWEDARCSPDHGHGHHHD from the coding sequence GTGAGCCGGGTGTCGATCGAGCGCGTCGCGCTGAGCACCGAGCGCGTCGCCGCGGAGGTGCGCCGGCCGGGCGCGGGCGCGATCGTCGTGTTCGAGGGCACGGTGCGCGACGTCAACGACGGGCGCGCGGTGACGTTGCTCGAGTACGAAGCGTACGAGGCGATGGCGCTCGCCGAGATGCAGCGCATCGTCGAGGAGCTCGAGCGCGAGATCCCCGACGCGCGCCTCGCCGCGGCCCACCGCATCGGTTCGCTGCACGTCGGCGACGTCGCGGTCGTGTGCGCGGCGAGCGCGCCTCATCGCGGCGAAGCCTTCCACGCGTGCCGCGCGCTGATCGATCGCATCAAGGAACGCGTGCCGATCTGGAAGCGCGAGCACGGCCCCGACGGTGCGTACTGGGTCGGCTGGGAAGACGCGCGCTGCTCGCCCGATCACGGCCACGGACACCACCACGACTGA
- a CDS encoding serine/threonine-protein kinase produces MRVLPVVPQLPTRIGDLRVIARLGCGGMAEVFLARRTGIEGFDRRVVVKRMLPHLAHDHGLSLAMLDEGRVLARLSHPNVVAVEEIGHDESAYFLVMEYLRGAALSAIERELRAHGRRVDPAIAAHVVAEVAAGLHAAHELTDASGRALELVHRDVTPHNVFLTLHGEVKLLDFGIAHFADRSSRTNTGVAKGKFAYMAPEQFEGAPPDRRVDVFALGVVLHEMLTGQRLFARSTEAEIVRAVVDEEVPRPSEIAPDARIPRALEDVCMRALARDPDERFETAAAIRAVLRAELRSLDPSQDVRDRIAELARTYAAEAGDRQAMVRETATLPEVPWTVRGGDDPPPSTPPKSDPETTRAPLRPTRALQRVPWILTGGLVITMAAMLANSAPLVPIPTVSSGPPRVPITIESVPSGAQVRIGGFVRGATPLRFDASRETVAISVTLSRDGYVTSEAEVVPDHAVSLRVHLSRAP; encoded by the coding sequence ATGCGTGTGCTGCCGGTCGTGCCTCAGCTGCCGACACGCATCGGCGATCTGCGGGTGATCGCCCGTCTCGGGTGCGGTGGGATGGCCGAGGTCTTCCTCGCGCGGCGGACGGGGATCGAGGGCTTCGACCGACGCGTCGTGGTGAAGCGCATGCTGCCGCACCTCGCGCACGACCACGGGCTCTCGCTCGCGATGCTCGACGAGGGCCGCGTCCTCGCGCGGCTGAGCCATCCGAACGTCGTCGCGGTCGAGGAGATCGGCCACGACGAGAGCGCCTACTTCCTCGTGATGGAGTACCTCCGCGGCGCGGCGCTCTCGGCGATCGAGCGCGAGCTGCGGGCCCACGGGCGTCGCGTCGACCCCGCGATCGCCGCCCACGTCGTCGCCGAGGTCGCGGCCGGTCTCCACGCCGCGCACGAGCTCACCGACGCCAGCGGTCGCGCGCTCGAGCTCGTCCATCGCGACGTCACGCCGCACAACGTGTTCCTCACGCTCCACGGCGAGGTGAAGCTGCTCGACTTCGGCATCGCACACTTCGCCGATCGCTCCTCGCGCACCAACACCGGCGTCGCGAAGGGCAAGTTCGCGTACATGGCGCCCGAGCAGTTCGAGGGCGCGCCGCCCGATCGCCGCGTCGACGTGTTCGCGCTCGGCGTGGTGCTGCACGAGATGCTGACCGGACAGCGTCTCTTCGCGCGATCGACCGAGGCCGAGATCGTTCGCGCGGTCGTCGACGAGGAGGTGCCGCGACCCTCCGAGATCGCCCCCGACGCGCGCATCCCGCGCGCGCTCGAGGACGTGTGCATGCGGGCCCTCGCGCGCGATCCCGACGAGCGCTTCGAGACCGCGGCCGCGATCCGCGCGGTGCTGCGCGCCGAGCTGCGCTCGCTCGATCCCTCGCAGGACGTGCGCGACCGCATCGCCGAGCTCGCGCGCACCTACGCCGCCGAGGCCGGCGATCGGCAGGCGATGGTGCGCGAGACCGCGACGCTGCCCGAGGTTCCGTGGACCGTGCGCGGCGGGGACGATCCGCCGCCATCGACACCACCGAAGAGCGATCCCGAGACGACGCGCGCGCCCTTGCGGCCGACCCGTGCGCTGCAGCGCGTGCCGTGGATCCTCACGGGCGGGCTGGTGATCACGATGGCCGCGATGCTCGCGAATTCCGCGCCCCTCGTGCCGATCCCGACGGTCTCGAGCGGGCCCCCGCGCGTGCCGATCACGATCGAGAGCGTGCCGAGCGGCGCGCAGGTGCGGATCGGCGGATTCGTGCGCGGAGCGACGCCGCTCAGGTTCGACGCGTCGCGCGAGACGGTGGCCATCTCGGTGACGCTCTCGCGCGACGGGTACGTGACGAGCGAGGCCGAGGTCGTGCCCGATCACGCCGTCTCGCTGCGGGTCCATCTCTCGCGCGCGCCGTGA
- a CDS encoding serine/threonine-protein kinase, with translation MRDAAAEEHEEDDEEDLGENDPAIALIGRTVAGRYRITSVLGRGGMGVVYAGVHLELERDVAIKVLPGVYARSAEAMKRFEREARTASRISHPNVVTIFDFGRLDSGEPYLVMERLTGRDLDMVLIEKRRLDPRELVKLLAQIGQALDAMHAQDVVHRDLKPSNVFYAADGTVKLGDFGLAALATSKGERLTEHGTVVGTAEYMAPEAARGALVDARGDVYSLAAMAYELLCGALPFHGQPVQVLVDKVSQPAPSMLKASGLRFSEEIERVIARSLDRRPAARHTSAGEFVRELTAAVEAAPAAVQERAVPASEPRVRGESTEVVPPPQRRRGAWVVAALLVVLIGLGFGVWSVAGGGAETAAASTTVVVVPPVAPLVPGPEVAVVAPTPVAAPPAEPSEPVIEAPAPSVPAARPTTRRTTTTATTSAPEAVAATTSAPERIAPVETAPPVRVAPPPEAPPREDGAARAAELVREAQRALLRGEVPRARDLYREATGAAPRDGAAWRGLGLASERMGLTPEAIQAYERYLRIAPSAGDADAIRERIARLRG, from the coding sequence GTGAGAGACGCCGCCGCGGAAGAGCACGAGGAGGACGACGAGGAGGATCTCGGCGAGAACGATCCCGCGATCGCGCTGATCGGGCGCACCGTCGCGGGGCGTTATCGCATCACGAGCGTGCTCGGCCGCGGCGGCATGGGCGTGGTCTACGCGGGCGTGCACCTCGAGCTCGAGCGCGACGTCGCGATCAAGGTGCTCCCCGGCGTCTACGCGCGCAGCGCGGAGGCGATGAAGCGCTTCGAGCGCGAGGCGCGCACGGCGAGCCGTATCTCGCACCCGAACGTCGTCACGATCTTCGACTTCGGTCGCCTCGACAGCGGCGAGCCCTACCTCGTGATGGAGCGCCTCACCGGGCGCGACCTCGACATGGTGCTCATCGAGAAGCGGCGCCTCGATCCGCGCGAGCTCGTGAAGCTGCTCGCGCAGATCGGTCAGGCGCTCGACGCGATGCACGCGCAGGACGTGGTGCACCGCGACCTCAAGCCGTCGAACGTGTTCTATGCGGCCGACGGTACGGTGAAGCTCGGCGACTTCGGGCTCGCCGCGCTCGCGACGAGCAAGGGCGAGCGTCTCACCGAGCACGGCACCGTCGTCGGGACCGCGGAGTACATGGCGCCCGAGGCGGCGCGCGGCGCGCTCGTCGATGCGCGCGGCGACGTGTACTCGCTCGCGGCGATGGCGTACGAGCTCTTGTGCGGCGCGCTGCCGTTCCACGGACAGCCGGTGCAGGTGCTCGTCGACAAGGTGAGCCAGCCCGCGCCCTCGATGCTCAAGGCGTCGGGCCTGCGCTTCTCGGAAGAGATCGAGCGCGTGATCGCGCGCTCGCTCGATCGACGTCCCGCCGCGCGACACACGAGCGCGGGCGAGTTCGTGCGCGAGCTGACGGCCGCCGTCGAAGCGGCGCCCGCTGCGGTGCAGGAGCGCGCGGTGCCGGCGTCCGAGCCGCGCGTGCGCGGTGAGTCCACCGAGGTCGTCCCCCCGCCGCAGCGACGCCGTGGTGCGTGGGTCGTCGCGGCGCTGCTCGTCGTGCTGATCGGCCTCGGCTTCGGCGTGTGGAGCGTCGCCGGTGGAGGCGCGGAGACGGCCGCCGCGAGCACCACCGTCGTCGTCGTTCCGCCGGTCGCGCCGCTGGTGCCGGGGCCCGAGGTCGCGGTGGTCGCGCCGACTCCGGTCGCCGCGCCGCCCGCGGAGCCGAGCGAGCCGGTGATCGAGGCACCCGCGCCGAGCGTGCCCGCCGCGCGCCCGACCACGCGTCGCACCACGACCACGGCCACGACGAGCGCGCCCGAGGCGGTCGCCGCGACCACGAGCGCGCCCGAGCGCATCGCGCCGGTCGAGACCGCGCCGCCGGTTCGTGTTGCCCCTCCGCCCGAGGCGCCGCCTCGCGAGGACGGGGCCGCGCGCGCCGCCGAGCTCGTGCGCGAGGCACAACGCGCGCTGCTGCGCGGTGAGGTCCCGCGCGCGCGAGATCTCTATCGCGAGGCCACCGGCGCGGCGCCGCGGGATGGTGCCGCGTGGCGCGGGCTCGGCCTGGCGAGCGAGCGCATGGGCCTCACGCCGGAGGCGATCCAGGCCTACGAGCGCTACCTCCGCATCGCGCCCAGCGCGGGCGATGCCGACGCGATCCGCGAGCGCATCGCCCGCCTCCGAGGCTGA
- a CDS encoding ABC transporter substrate-binding protein — MRRSICFLLVLASLVVGCGPSRTLDDDDTDPVRIGLVLSLSGDLGASGQHRLDAVRLAVREVNAAGGVLPARRVELVSADGESMPEVAVSASRGILAASPDVVALIGDSGSTSTLRIAMEVTQPAGILHASGSSTSTLLTDLQRSLEEDERWFFRTAPSDASQAPVLAEVMHARECTSVMIVHVDNDYGMPFEAGVRARFTQLAGAGALMPSLAITDNRADYTSDAMAVAAAAPACAALIAYPGSGGRLMRAWNSIATRPNVRWFGADALRQPAFVEEAGSGVLTGFLGTAPLTDPETPANNAFRAAYAATFGREPATFDASFYDAAALILLSIAAAGIDEPVAMRDALRTLSDPSGVVVRAGSLAEGIRLLRDGRVINYEGASGPVDVDELGEVEGVFEVWRVNAEGAFERDETLYPATL; from the coding sequence GTGCGACGCTCGATCTGCTTTCTCTTGGTGCTCGCCTCGCTCGTGGTCGGTTGCGGCCCCTCGCGCACGCTCGACGACGACGACACCGACCCGGTGCGCATCGGCCTGGTCCTCTCGCTCTCCGGCGATCTCGGCGCGTCGGGCCAACACCGGCTCGACGCGGTGCGGCTCGCGGTGCGCGAGGTGAACGCGGCGGGCGGCGTGCTGCCCGCGCGGCGCGTCGAGCTCGTCAGCGCCGACGGCGAGAGCATGCCCGAGGTCGCGGTGAGCGCCTCGCGCGGCATCCTCGCGGCGAGCCCCGACGTCGTCGCGCTGATCGGCGACTCGGGCAGCACGAGCACGCTGCGCATCGCGATGGAGGTCACGCAGCCCGCGGGCATCCTGCACGCGAGCGGGAGCTCCACGTCGACGCTGCTGACCGATCTGCAGCGCTCGCTCGAAGAGGACGAGCGCTGGTTCTTCCGCACCGCGCCCTCCGACGCGTCGCAGGCACCGGTGCTCGCCGAGGTGATGCACGCGCGCGAGTGCACCAGCGTGATGATCGTCCACGTCGACAACGACTACGGCATGCCGTTCGAGGCCGGGGTGCGCGCGCGCTTCACGCAGCTCGCGGGCGCGGGCGCGCTGATGCCCTCGCTCGCGATCACCGACAACCGCGCGGACTACACGAGCGACGCGATGGCGGTCGCGGCCGCGGCGCCCGCCTGCGCCGCCCTCATCGCCTATCCGGGCTCGGGCGGTCGCCTGATGCGCGCGTGGAATTCGATCGCGACGCGCCCGAACGTGCGCTGGTTCGGCGCGGACGCGCTGCGCCAGCCCGCGTTCGTCGAGGAGGCGGGCTCGGGCGTGCTCACCGGGTTCCTCGGGACCGCGCCGCTCACCGATCCCGAGACGCCCGCGAACAACGCGTTCCGCGCCGCGTACGCCGCGACGTTCGGACGCGAGCCCGCGACGTTCGACGCGAGCTTCTACGACGCGGCCGCGCTCATCCTGCTGTCGATCGCGGCGGCGGGCATCGACGAGCCGGTCGCGATGCGCGATGCGCTGCGCACGCTCTCGGATCCCAGCGGCGTGGTGGTGCGCGCGGGATCGCTCGCCGAGGGCATCCGGCTGCTGCGCGACGGACGCGTGATCAACTACGAGGGCGCGAGCGGGCCGGTCGACGTCGACGAGCTGGGCGAGGTCGAGGGGGTGTTCGAGGTCTGGCGGGTGAACGCCGAAGGCGCGTTCGAGCGGGACGAGACGCTCTATCCCGCGACGCTCTAG
- a CDS encoding M66 family metalloprotease gives MQHLRPTHLAIALLIALTGCVGELSEAPGRRTSPPPPVDGGTPIPGVDAWVPPGVDGGPLPVPVDAWVPPGVDAGTVVEMPDAFVPAPLYPSATIGTRCSEGAEREFLVLSSDPPDCMAHARSFTTPDPTRFVPIQAGAGSSFTTTATMCTAEGACAPTSIAVTLTRTASGATGEWSATVGGIARTGRIDAMRCDYDALLPPAGEAPVGDVALREVAIYQGVKITIARDGSAVAPSAPIVAGRDALVRLFVEPRAGFVAREVVARVALGDGAPIEVRGRIQGSSTDADLASTLNLRIPGDRITPDVPISVGIYDVATTCGGGGGATGGARFPSSGTATLAARDNGGTFRVVLVPVRYGADGSNRLPDTSAANVAAYRDFMRSVFPVEDVEITVRSSPLVWNNGIGADGSGWSQLLNECMNLRQSDRPPADTYYYCLFNPASTFSQFCGRGCVAGLGPVPSVRDTFSRASIGLGYRGTEDTFVHEVGHSLGRPHAPCGGASGAEASYPYSGGRIGSWGYDLLSNQLLNPSQHTDVMGYCDDQWISDYNYRLIFDRIRGVRGSASLSGAPTRYATVVVDVDGSLSWGSEVELVVPPDGDALDATWTSASGEIAVDATLLPVSHVDGGILYVPVPDTSVTAITIPGYGTLAVR, from the coding sequence GTGCAGCACCTCCGCCCCACCCACCTCGCGATCGCGCTCCTCATCGCGCTCACCGGCTGTGTCGGCGAGCTCTCCGAAGCACCGGGTCGGCGGACGTCTCCACCACCGCCGGTCGACGGCGGCACACCGATCCCCGGCGTCGACGCGTGGGTCCCGCCCGGGGTCGACGGGGGTCCGCTCCCCGTGCCCGTCGATGCCTGGGTCCCGCCCGGCGTCGACGCGGGCACCGTCGTCGAGATGCCGGACGCGTTCGTGCCCGCGCCGCTCTATCCGAGCGCGACGATCGGCACCCGCTGCAGCGAGGGCGCGGAGCGCGAATTCCTCGTGCTCTCGAGCGACCCCCCGGACTGCATGGCGCACGCGCGCTCGTTCACCACGCCGGACCCGACGCGCTTCGTGCCCATCCAGGCCGGCGCGGGCTCGTCCTTCACGACGACCGCCACGATGTGCACCGCCGAGGGCGCGTGCGCGCCGACGTCGATCGCGGTGACGCTCACCCGCACCGCGAGCGGCGCGACCGGCGAGTGGTCGGCGACGGTGGGCGGCATCGCGCGCACCGGGCGCATCGACGCGATGCGCTGCGACTACGACGCGCTGCTCCCGCCCGCCGGAGAAGCGCCGGTCGGCGACGTCGCGCTGCGCGAGGTCGCGATCTACCAGGGCGTGAAGATCACGATCGCGCGTGATGGCTCGGCGGTCGCGCCGAGCGCGCCGATCGTCGCGGGGCGCGACGCGCTGGTGCGGCTCTTCGTCGAGCCGCGCGCGGGCTTCGTCGCGCGCGAGGTGGTGGCGCGGGTCGCGCTCGGCGATGGCGCGCCGATCGAGGTGCGCGGGCGGATCCAGGGCTCGTCGACCGACGCCGATCTCGCCTCGACGCTGAACCTGCGGATCCCCGGCGATCGCATCACGCCCGACGTGCCGATCTCGGTCGGCATCTACGACGTCGCGACGACCTGCGGCGGCGGAGGCGGCGCGACCGGTGGCGCGCGCTTCCCGAGCTCGGGCACCGCGACGCTCGCGGCGCGCGACAACGGGGGCACGTTCCGCGTGGTGCTGGTGCCGGTGCGTTACGGCGCCGACGGCTCGAACCGACTGCCCGACACCAGCGCCGCGAACGTCGCGGCCTATCGCGACTTCATGCGCAGCGTCTTCCCGGTGGAAGACGTCGAGATCACGGTGCGCTCGAGCCCGCTCGTGTGGAACAACGGAATCGGCGCCGACGGCAGCGGATGGTCGCAGCTGCTCAACGAGTGCATGAATCTGCGGCAGTCCGATCGTCCGCCCGCCGACACCTACTACTACTGTCTGTTCAATCCGGCCTCGACGTTCTCGCAGTTCTGCGGGCGCGGCTGCGTGGCGGGGCTCGGCCCGGTCCCCTCGGTGCGCGACACGTTCTCGCGCGCGAGCATCGGCCTCGGATATCGCGGCACCGAGGACACGTTCGTGCACGAGGTCGGGCACTCGCTCGGTCGTCCTCACGCACCGTGCGGCGGCGCGTCGGGCGCGGAGGCGTCCTATCCGTACTCCGGTGGTCGAATCGGCAGCTGGGGATACGACCTGCTCTCGAATCAGCTGCTCAATCCGTCGCAGCACACCGACGTGATGGGCTATTGCGACGACCAGTGGATCAGCGACTACAACTATCGTCTGATCTTCGATCGCATCCGCGGAGTGCGCGGGAGCGCGTCGCTCTCGGGCGCGCCGACGCGATACGCGACGGTGGTGGTCGACGTCGACGGATCGCTCTCGTGGGGCAGCGAGGTCGAGCTGGTCGTCCCGCCCGACGGCGACGCGCTCGACGCGACGTGGACCAGCGCGAGCGGCGAGATCGCGGTGGACGCGACCCTGCTCCCGGTGAGCCACGTCGACGGCGGCATCCTGTACGTCCCGGTGCCGGACACGAGCGTCACCGCGATCACGATCCCGGGCTACGGCACGCTCGCAGTGCGGTGA
- a CDS encoding protein O-mannosyl-transferase family codes for MALIPKHPRDPSVSLIAYALAVGVPFAAYLATASPHAYWLDSGELAAAAVALDIAHPPGHPLAALVGHLFTFLPLGPLALRIALAQALCGAVAAGFLFRAIDTTVRAMEVRHDRLSIPIALGATWSVACSYAWWFQSVRPEVYALQALLLAIAIERIVALEASWPTHDVRPLSVAALALGLALANHHFMAVMTLPAIAPTLARVYRARGPRSLVVAAGALAAGLAAYVYLPVRSSTDPPVDLGHPTDLSRFFWVVSARAYQHTNVLEDAGPIDRAIDVMIAIVETVHPLLLVLALAGLWALLRAPGARRLGWVWAAIVLFACLGRTWLGHTAGNPDALGYLLPAFMGIAALAAAFVGALMAQLGGGSARAPRTMLTVLALVTAALGLAQLDQSRAHASLATFHATDDFDDRRIRALPPRAVVIAHLPQTVFRHWELAQTEHARPDVTLVPIPFLGYPGVVDHLVERDPSLRELLSGYLVDGELRQPNLQSLAASRPLLIEMDVRVPRALYETIVPGPGFYEVVDGGATDADVRGGAARRAASLESLARALGPRQDDPETRNQLLWAHYVDALYYAQVGVLERARESVSRALAIQPEALELRALSQRLAEADGETPIDVSDFTVGP; via the coding sequence ATGGCCCTCATCCCGAAGCACCCCCGCGACCCCAGCGTCTCGCTGATCGCGTATGCGCTCGCGGTGGGGGTCCCGTTCGCCGCGTACCTCGCGACCGCCTCGCCCCACGCCTATTGGCTCGACTCCGGCGAGCTCGCGGCCGCCGCGGTCGCCCTCGACATCGCGCACCCGCCCGGGCATCCGCTCGCCGCGCTCGTCGGGCACCTCTTCACGTTCCTGCCGCTCGGCCCGCTCGCGCTGCGCATCGCGCTCGCCCAGGCGCTCTGCGGCGCCGTCGCCGCGGGGTTCCTGTTCCGCGCGATCGACACGACCGTGCGCGCGATGGAGGTCCGCCACGATCGTCTCTCGATCCCGATCGCGCTCGGCGCGACCTGGAGCGTCGCCTGCTCGTACGCGTGGTGGTTCCAGTCGGTGCGCCCCGAGGTCTACGCGCTCCAGGCGCTGCTCCTCGCGATCGCGATCGAGCGCATCGTCGCGCTCGAGGCCTCGTGGCCGACCCACGACGTCCGACCGCTCTCGGTCGCCGCGCTCGCGCTCGGTCTCGCGCTCGCGAACCACCACTTCATGGCGGTGATGACGCTGCCCGCGATCGCGCCGACGCTCGCCCGGGTCTACCGCGCGCGCGGCCCGCGCTCGCTGGTGGTCGCGGCGGGCGCGCTCGCCGCCGGGCTCGCCGCGTACGTCTACCTGCCGGTGCGCTCGAGCACCGATCCTCCGGTCGATCTCGGTCACCCCACCGACCTCTCGCGCTTCTTCTGGGTCGTCTCGGCGCGCGCCTACCAGCACACGAACGTGCTCGAGGACGCGGGCCCGATCGATCGCGCCATCGACGTGATGATCGCGATCGTCGAGACCGTGCACCCGCTGCTGCTCGTGCTCGCGCTCGCCGGGCTGTGGGCGCTGCTGCGGGCGCCGGGCGCGCGGCGGCTCGGCTGGGTGTGGGCCGCGATCGTGCTGTTCGCGTGCCTCGGTCGCACCTGGCTGGGGCACACCGCGGGCAACCCCGATGCGCTCGGCTATCTGCTCCCGGCGTTCATGGGCATCGCCGCGCTCGCCGCGGCGTTCGTCGGCGCGCTGATGGCGCAGCTCGGCGGTGGGAGCGCGCGTGCGCCGCGCACGATGCTCACCGTGCTCGCGCTGGTGACCGCCGCGCTCGGCCTCGCGCAGCTCGATCAGAGCCGCGCCCACGCCTCGCTCGCGACGTTCCACGCGACCGACGACTTCGACGATCGCCGCATCCGCGCGCTGCCGCCGCGCGCGGTGGTGATCGCGCACCTGCCCCAGACCGTGTTCCGCCACTGGGAGCTCGCGCAGACCGAGCACGCGCGCCCCGACGTGACGCTCGTGCCGATCCCGTTCCTCGGTTACCCCGGGGTCGTCGATCACCTGGTGGAGCGCGACCCCTCGCTGCGCGAGCTGCTGAGCGGCTATCTCGTCGACGGCGAGCTGCGCCAGCCCAACCTGCAGTCGCTCGCGGCGTCGCGCCCGCTGCTGATCGAGATGGACGTGCGGGTGCCGCGCGCGCTCTACGAGACCATCGTGCCGGGGCCCGGCTTCTACGAGGTGGTCGACGGAGGCGCGACCGACGCCGACGTGCGCGGCGGAGCCGCGCGCCGGGCCGCATCGCTGGAGTCGCTCGCCCGCGCGCTGGGCCCGCGGCAGGACGACCCCGAGACCCGCAACCAGCTCCTCTGGGCCCACTACGTCGACGCGCTCTACTACGCGCAGGTCGGCGTGCTCGAGCGGGCGCGGGAGTCGGTGTCGCGCGCGTTGGCGATCCAGCCCGAGGCGCTCGAGCTGCGCGCCCTCTCGCAGCGGCTCGCGGAGGCCGACGGAGAGACCCCGATCGACGTGTCCGATTTCACCGTGGGCCCCTAG